The stretch of DNA TTATTTTCCCCACCATTTAATCCTTTGCAAAACTGCTTCGTTGTAATGGGATAATTAGTATGGACTAAAAATCAATGATAGGAAAGGAGAAATGTTATGACATTACAAATGAAGGATTTTTTGAAAATATCAAAGGCATTAGAAAATAGTTTTCAAAGCTTAAAAACAGAGTTTAGTTCAGAAGAATTATGTATGGAAAAACTAAAAAAAGCGAAAGAAGAATATCAAAAAGCTATCTTACACGCAACTATTAAAGATCAAAAAATAGTAAAATTTTTAAATGACTAAAAAAAATTCCTGGAAAACAGGGATTTTTTTTATAGTGGCGAAAAAGTAAGAGTACAAATAATACTTGACAATAAACTAACCTTTCCTTAATAATGTTGAAATGTCTTACTTTTTTCGGAGGTATATTATTAATGAATAACCGTTTACCTTTTACGATGAATAAAGGAGAATCATTCTTTGATAAATTAAATGAGTGGATCGGTGATGTGTTTTATGACATCCTTCCTGAAGCAGGGTTTGAACTACGCGATGAACAAATTTTCATGGCCTTTCAACTAGAACGAGCATACAAAGAAAAACAGGTAATATTTGCCGAAGCTGGTGTAGGGACTGGAAAAACAATCGTGTATTTACTATATGCTATTTGCTACGCCCGCTATATCGGTAAACCCGCAGTAATCGCTTGTGCAGACGAAACGTTAATAGAACAACTTGTCAAAAAAGGTGGAGATATTGAAAAGATTTCAAAAGTTCTCGATATTACTGTTGATGTAAGAACTGCCAAATCACCGGATCAATACATATGTTTAAATAAGCTAGATCGTGCCATGACTTTTGAGAACAATGAAAAAATTGATGTTGTGTATGATACGCTCCCAGCGTTTGTGAACAAACATGAAACGATGCAAACATTCTTTCCTTACGGGGATCGAAAAGATCATGCTGAATTAAATGATGAAGAGTGGAATTTAATTGGGTGGGATAGTTTTCAAGATTGTTTTAGTTGTGCAAAGCGTCATCGATGTGGACAAACATTATCCCGTGAACATTATCGAAAAGCCGCGGATATTATAATTTGTTCACACGACTTTTATATGGAACATGTATGGACAGTTGAGAAGAGAAAGAGAGAAGGTCAACTACCATTATTACCTGAAGCGTCTTCGGTTGTTTTTGATGAAGGACATTTGCTAGAATTTGCTGCTCAAAAAGCTTTAACATATAAAATGAAAAATCAAACAGTGGAAGAGTTGTTAACTCGATTATTAGGGAATGATCTTCGAGAAGAATTTTCTTTACTAGTTGAAGATACGTTAGATGTTAATGAACACTTCTTTGAAAAATTAGAGCAAAGTTTGTATGAAGTATCTGGTTCGGAGAGGAAAGATGTAAAGCAATCAGCGGAGCTTACCAGTGCAATCGAACAACTATTAAGCAAGATTGAACAAATTGGAAATGAGTTAGTTTATGAAGGTGAATTGCATACAATTGATCATTATCAACTGCATATCGTCGAGGAATATTTAGATTCTATTGAATTTTTATTAAAATTATTGCTGACAAAAGATGATGTAATATTTTGGGCTGAACAATCAAATCAAGATACAACATTAGTAGTAATGCCAAAAACAGTAGAATCTGTATTAAAGGAAAATGTATTTTCAAAAAATATACCTTTTATCTTTTCTTCTGCAACACTTTCAGAGAACAATACCTTTGATTACATTTCACAGTCATTAGGAATTGAAAAGGCTCTATCCTTTACTATTGCTTCACCATTTGATTACGAGGAAAATATGACGATTTATTTAGAGAAAGTTTCAGATGATATCGCTACTAAATTTGAAAAAACAATGGAAGCTATTGCACGAACAGAAGGTAGAGCAATTATACTGTTTGCTACACGCGAAGAATTACTTGCATTCAAAGAAAAGACTAATCAATCGGACTATACTTATTTCTTTGAAGGTGATGCAGAAATAAGTGAACTAGTTTCTAAATTTCAAAACGAGGAAAACAGCGTATTATGCGCTTATCATCTATGGGAAGGCTTAGACGTTCCAGGGAAGAGTTTAAGTAACGTAATAATATGGTCATTACCTTTCCCACCAAATGACCCTGTATTCGCTGCAAAAAGAAAAGGGCTAAACAATCCATATATGGACTTAGATGTTCCTTACATGTTACTTCGATTACGCCAAGGGATAGGTCGTTTAATAAGAACTAGCGAAGATAAAGGAGAAGTAACAATTCTTCTCTCACAAGAAATAGATCCATCCGTATTAGAAAAGATAGAGGTAATATTACCAACTAACCCAACCTATAAATAAAACAAAAAACCATCAAAGCAGTTAAACACTTCAATAACTAGCAATGATGGTTTTTAACTATATAATTTTTTCCAAATAGTTGATAAATTAAGAGAATGTTTGTATCCTATAATAAAGCAATGAAGGGGGAAAATAATGGATATTCAAACGATAGAAAAAGATTACTTACAATTAATGAAAAAAATAGAAAGCTATAACGAAGCTATTTCACTTATGTTTTGGGATATGCGCACTGGTGCACCAAAAAAAGGGTTAGAACAGCGTTCCGAAGTAATAGGGATGTTATCATCAGACGTTTTCAAATTAACAACATCTGAAGAAATGCTAGAGTATATCATTCAATTAACGCAACCTGAAATATATAATCAATTAAATGAAATTACACAAAAATCTATAGATGAAACAAAAAAAAATTACGAGAAAAATAGTAAAATCCCTCAAGAAGAATACAAAGAATATGTAATTCTAAGTTCAAAGTCAGAAGCGGTATGGGAAGAAGCAAAAGCAAATGACGATTTTTTCATGTTACAACCATATTTAGAAAAGCTCGTTTCTTTTAATAAGAAATTTATTGAATATTGGGGATACGATGGTAATAAATATGACACTTTATTAGATATGTATGAACCAGGTATGACGGTTGACAAATTAGATGAAGTATTTAATCAACTGAAAGAACGAATAGTTCCACTCGTAAAGCAAATTCAAGAATCCAACTACAACCCTGACGACTCAGTGTTATTTTTTTCGTTTCCAAAAGAAAATCAGCACAACTTTAGCTTAGACATACTAAAAGAGTTGGAATATGATTTTTCAGCTGGTAGATTAGACGAAACAGTGCATCCATTCGCAATAGGGATTAATCCAGGTGATGTCCGTGTCACTACCAAATACGACGAAGAAGATTTTCGCTCTGCCATATTTGGTACGATTCACGAATGTGGACACGCTCTTTATGAACAAAACATTTCATCCGATTTAATTGGAACAGGATTAGCTTCTGGAACGTCCATGGGAATACATGAATCTCAATCATTATTTTATGAAAATTTTGTTGGGCGTAACTATTCATTTTGGAAAAGGCACTATAATAAATTAAACGAATATGCGACTGGAGCTTTTCAAAATGTTTCGTTAGATGACTTTTATGGTGCTATTAACGTTGCGAAACCATCGTTAATCCGAATTGAAGCAGATGAGTTAACATATGCTCTTCATATCATTATTCGCTATGAATTAGAAAAAGCTCTCTTTAATGATGAATTAGAAGTAAAAGATTTGCCAAATGCTTGGAATGAAAAATACGAACAATACTTAAATATTACACCACCAAATAATGCGAAAGGTGTACTTCAAGATGTTCATTGGTCTGGAGGTAGTTTTGGTTACTTTCCTTCTTATGCATTAGGTTATATGTACGCTGCTCAGTTTTTTAACACGATGAAAAAGGATATTCCAAATTTTGACCAATTACTAGAAAATGGGGAACTTAAGGTTATAAAGCAATGGTTGGCTGATCACATTCATCAATACGGTAAGATGAAGAAACCACTTGAAATCGTGAAAGATGTCACAGGAGAAGAATTAAACGTTCAATACTTAATTGATTACTTAGAAAATAAATATCGTACTATTTATAAATTAGTATAATTAAAGAGGCTAAACATTATCGTTTAGCCTCTTTTTTTATAAAGCATTACCAAAATTTAAATCCTTTGGATCCAGGAGGAGCGTTTTGTATCATATCGATAAAAGGTACAGTATAGGCAAATAAAATTAACGCAATTGTTACACCTATCCATAGCTTCCAATTTTCGAAAATAGCTGGTGTTTTTTCAGCTTGCTCAGCAGTTTCGCCAATTGGGAAATCCGTTTCTCCTTTAGGAGCAAAGAAGGAAAGGTTTATGACAATAATTAATATTAGGATGATGCCTAAAAAGAGAATAGAACCTCCGATTGCTTGGAACATTTGGTATGGAATCCATTCTAAAGCTTGTGGAGCATCACCATAAGTAGAGAAGGATGAACGTCTTGGAGCACCAAGTAATCCAGCAGCATGCATAGCGCTAGACATAAAGAACATACCAACTGACCATACGATTGTTTGAACAATTGCTAATTTGTTCATCGCTTTTGTCATTACTCGTCCTGTTAGATGAGGGATGAGCCAATATGCAATACCGAAAAATGTTAAAATGACAGATGTTGCTAACGTTAAATGGAAATGTCCAGTTACCCAAATTGTATTATGAACAACTTGGTTTAGTTGGTGACTTGCGTTTACTAATCCACCCGCACCAGCTGGAATGAAAAATAGCATCCCAACAAACGGAGCAAAAAACCGTGCATCTCCCCAAGGTAGCTTTTTAAACCAACCGAAAAGTCCGGTTGCACCTTTAGAACGACCGTATAATTCAAAAGTTGCGAATAGAGAAAACGCAGTCATTAATGATGGAATGACAACCATAAAAGTTAAAGCTACTTGTATAAATTTCCACGTTGGATCAATCCCAGGTTCTGTTAATTGGTGATGGAATCCAACCGGAATGGAAAATAGTAAGAAAAGTATAAATGACAGTCTTGCCAATGCGTCTGAAAATATTTTTCCACCAATAATCTTTGGAATAATAACATACCAAACCATGTAAGCAGGTAATAACCAAAAATATACTAACGGATGACCAAAATACCAAAATAACGTTCTACTTACTAATACGTCTATCGTGTCTACAAAGCCTAAAGACCACGGTAAGAACTGAACTAACATAGCAGCAGCTACACCTAACGTAGCTACAAGCCACATAACCATATTAATAATAACCATGAAGCTTAATAAAGGAGTTACTTTTCCTTTGTTTGTTTTTTTCCATTTAGAGTAATGTGTAAACATTCCAAAGCCACTAACCCAGCTACCAACAACAACTAAAGTTAACCCAATATAAAAGCCTGGATGAGCTTGTAGTGGGGCATAAAATGTATAAAGAACACTAGCTTCATTTAAAAGGATAAAAGTTGCAGTAATAGCTGTTCCAATCGTCATTAGCCAAAAGCCAATCCAACCAGCTTTTCTTACACCACTGGATAATGTACCAGCAGTTCGACTTAACCCAGCAAATTGAAAGCCTATGATGAAAAAGGTTGTTAAAACAAGGGCTAATAAAACTCCATGTACAGTAAGAATTTGATAATAGCCAATATTTCCTGGAAGTTGAAATTCCCCTGTTCGAACTAACACTTGTAGTAATCCTGCCAGACCACCTAATAATAATGCGATAAAAGCGACATACAAGTGAGCCATAGCTAATTTTCCATCTTTACGGTCTACTTTATTACTCCACATTTTTAATCACCTCGAAAGTTGACGTCATCATGTGATGACCGACACCACAATATTCATTGCATAACACTAAAAATTCACCTTCGCGATTAAACTGAGCTGTAAGTGTACTGACGTAACCTGGTTCAACCATCATATTGATATTTGTACCAGGTACTTGGAAACCGTGGATTACATCTACTGTTGTAACACTAATATGAACAGTAGCTCCAAGTGGAATCTGTACATGACTCGGTTCATAATGAAAAGCAGAAGCAACCATCGTTAATTCATATTCATTTTCCCCAACTTGCTTTAAGCCAGGTTCATTAAAAGGAGGAGTTTCTGCCACTTTTTCTGGATCAATCGTAACTAAACAACTAGGTGGTTGATTTCCTAAGTAAAAGGCACTTACACCAATGGTTGATAAAAAAACTAACAATGTAGCAATACCAAAAATTAACCAAATTTTTTCAAACTTATGGATGTGCATATCCATTCACCTTCCCTTATATACGACTTAAAAATAAAAAGTAAACGCCAAACCAAGTAATAATTAAGAAACCACCAAGGATAAACACGGAAACTAAAGTTCCTCTTAAGTTAGATGGTTTTTCCGTCTTCACAACCGTCTTTTTTACTAGTTCAGGTTTCGCCATCTTTCAATCTCCTTTCTGTCATTAATTGCTGCTTACTCTCATCATACAAAATCAAATTGCAAATGATAGCGCTTTTTCTTATGTTCACAAATGGTTCATTCTTAATGTTTACACTATAAAAATAGGGGAAAATTGATAGGTAAATAATAGTGACTAGTTTCACAGTTTGAGGAATGTGAAAAAAGTGTGAAAAATAAAATGATTATTCCTAAGCGAGGTACAATATGTATTCATGTATGCTAATCTAGTAATATGCTACGTAAAATATCACAAAGCAGCATTTTAATAATAGAGGTGAAAAACATGTTTAGTTTTTATAGTAAGTTGTCTTCGGAAGTGTATGACATCGATAAGCCAGTTGGACATTCTTTTGGTGATATCGAATATTACATGGATCGGCTTAAAAATTGTAATGGGAAAATATTAGAGCCAGCAACAGGAACAGGGAGAATACTTATACCACTTTTACAACAAGGCTTTAAAGTGGAAGGGTTTGATGTTTCGGAAGAGATGCTTTCCATTTGTCAAAAGAATTGCGAGGAAAACGGGGTTTCTACTAAATTATTTATTGATAGGATGGAATCTTTTACATCGGATTCCAAGTATGAAGCAATTATCGTTCCGACAGGTACTTTTTTGTTGCTGTTTGAACGAGAAGAATCATTAAGAGCTTTGAAAAACTTTTACAATCATTTACAGAATAACGGAAAATTAATAATAGATATACATCTTCCAGATAATCTGTCACTCAATGATAGCAGCGAACGATATTGGGAATTAAGTAACGGAGAAATTATTACTTTAAG from Sutcliffiella cohnii encodes:
- a CDS encoding ATP-dependent DNA helicase — its product is MNNRLPFTMNKGESFFDKLNEWIGDVFYDILPEAGFELRDEQIFMAFQLERAYKEKQVIFAEAGVGTGKTIVYLLYAICYARYIGKPAVIACADETLIEQLVKKGGDIEKISKVLDITVDVRTAKSPDQYICLNKLDRAMTFENNEKIDVVYDTLPAFVNKHETMQTFFPYGDRKDHAELNDEEWNLIGWDSFQDCFSCAKRHRCGQTLSREHYRKAADIIICSHDFYMEHVWTVEKRKREGQLPLLPEASSVVFDEGHLLEFAAQKALTYKMKNQTVEELLTRLLGNDLREEFSLLVEDTLDVNEHFFEKLEQSLYEVSGSERKDVKQSAELTSAIEQLLSKIEQIGNELVYEGELHTIDHYQLHIVEEYLDSIEFLLKLLLTKDDVIFWAEQSNQDTTLVVMPKTVESVLKENVFSKNIPFIFSSATLSENNTFDYISQSLGIEKALSFTIASPFDYEENMTIYLEKVSDDIATKFEKTMEAIARTEGRAIILFATREELLAFKEKTNQSDYTYFFEGDAEISELVSKFQNEENSVLCAYHLWEGLDVPGKSLSNVIIWSLPFPPNDPVFAAKRKGLNNPYMDLDVPYMLLRLRQGIGRLIRTSEDKGEVTILLSQEIDPSVLEKIEVILPTNPTYK
- a CDS encoding carboxypeptidase M32; translated protein: MDIQTIEKDYLQLMKKIESYNEAISLMFWDMRTGAPKKGLEQRSEVIGMLSSDVFKLTTSEEMLEYIIQLTQPEIYNQLNEITQKSIDETKKNYEKNSKIPQEEYKEYVILSSKSEAVWEEAKANDDFFMLQPYLEKLVSFNKKFIEYWGYDGNKYDTLLDMYEPGMTVDKLDEVFNQLKERIVPLVKQIQESNYNPDDSVLFFSFPKENQHNFSLDILKELEYDFSAGRLDETVHPFAIGINPGDVRVTTKYDEEDFRSAIFGTIHECGHALYEQNISSDLIGTGLASGTSMGIHESQSLFYENFVGRNYSFWKRHYNKLNEYATGAFQNVSLDDFYGAINVAKPSLIRIEADELTYALHIIIRYELEKALFNDELEVKDLPNAWNEKYEQYLNITPPNNAKGVLQDVHWSGGSFGYFPSYALGYMYAAQFFNTMKKDIPNFDQLLENGELKVIKQWLADHIHQYGKMKKPLEIVKDVTGEELNVQYLIDYLENKYRTIYKLV
- a CDS encoding b(o/a)3-type cytochrome-c oxidase subunit 1; amino-acid sequence: MWSNKVDRKDGKLAMAHLYVAFIALLLGGLAGLLQVLVRTGEFQLPGNIGYYQILTVHGVLLALVLTTFFIIGFQFAGLSRTAGTLSSGVRKAGWIGFWLMTIGTAITATFILLNEASVLYTFYAPLQAHPGFYIGLTLVVVGSWVSGFGMFTHYSKWKKTNKGKVTPLLSFMVIINMVMWLVATLGVAAAMLVQFLPWSLGFVDTIDVLVSRTLFWYFGHPLVYFWLLPAYMVWYVIIPKIIGGKIFSDALARLSFILFLLFSIPVGFHHQLTEPGIDPTWKFIQVALTFMVVIPSLMTAFSLFATFELYGRSKGATGLFGWFKKLPWGDARFFAPFVGMLFFIPAGAGGLVNASHQLNQVVHNTIWVTGHFHLTLATSVILTFFGIAYWLIPHLTGRVMTKAMNKLAIVQTIVWSVGMFFMSSAMHAAGLLGAPRRSSFSTYGDAPQALEWIPYQMFQAIGGSILFLGIILILIIVINLSFFAPKGETDFPIGETAEQAEKTPAIFENWKLWIGVTIALILFAYTVPFIDMIQNAPPGSKGFKFW
- a CDS encoding cytochrome c oxidase subunit II; the protein is MHIHKFEKIWLIFGIATLLVFLSTIGVSAFYLGNQPPSCLVTIDPEKVAETPPFNEPGLKQVGENEYELTMVASAFHYEPSHVQIPLGATVHISVTTVDVIHGFQVPGTNINMMVEPGYVSTLTAQFNREGEFLVLCNEYCGVGHHMMTSTFEVIKNVE
- a CDS encoding cytochrome c oxidase subunit 2A, whose translation is MAKPELVKKTVVKTEKPSNLRGTLVSVFILGGFLIITWFGVYFLFLSRI
- a CDS encoding class I SAM-dependent methyltransferase, producing the protein MFSFYSKLSSEVYDIDKPVGHSFGDIEYYMDRLKNCNGKILEPATGTGRILIPLLQQGFKVEGFDVSEEMLSICQKNCEENGVSTKLFIDRMESFTSDSKYEAIIVPTGTFLLLFEREESLRALKNFYNHLQNNGKLIIDIHLPDNLSLNDSSERYWELSNGEIITLRYNTVKIDYVKQYSISHGRYEKWRNGKLIQTELEQFPIRWYGVEEFKMILEKVGFEDIVISANYKYGKYPTNNEDTITFEATVKKLF